The proteins below come from a single Streptomyces sp. B3I8 genomic window:
- a CDS encoding metal-dependent hydrolase yields MMGPAHSLSGAAAWLGVGAATAAAGHPMPWPVLLVGALICAGAALAPDLDHKAATISRAFGPLSRWLCEIVDKLSYAAYKSTRKQGDPRRSGGHRTLTHTWLWAVLIGAGTSVLAITGGRWAVLAILFVHMVLAIEGLLWRAARGSSSDVLVWLLAATSAWILAGILDKPGNGADWLFTAPGQEYLWLGLPIVLGALVHDIGDALTVSGCPVLWPIPVGRKRWYPIGPPKAMRFRAGSWVELKVLMPAFMVLGGVGGAAALNYI; encoded by the coding sequence ATGATGGGACCAGCGCACTCACTGTCGGGAGCGGCGGCCTGGCTCGGCGTCGGAGCGGCGACGGCCGCGGCCGGGCACCCGATGCCCTGGCCGGTGCTGCTGGTCGGCGCCCTGATCTGCGCGGGGGCCGCGCTGGCTCCCGACCTGGACCACAAGGCGGCCACCATCTCGAGGGCCTTCGGACCCTTGTCCCGCTGGCTGTGCGAAATTGTCGACAAACTGTCCTACGCCGCCTACAAGAGCACGAGGAAACAGGGCGACCCCCGACGCTCGGGCGGTCACCGCACGTTGACGCATACGTGGCTGTGGGCCGTACTGATCGGCGCCGGCACCTCCGTCCTCGCCATCACGGGCGGACGCTGGGCGGTGCTGGCGATCCTCTTCGTGCACATGGTGCTGGCCATTGAAGGCCTGCTGTGGCGCGCGGCGCGCGGGTCCAGTAGCGACGTCCTGGTGTGGTTGCTGGCCGCGACGAGCGCCTGGATCCTCGCGGGCATCCTCGACAAGCCGGGCAACGGGGCGGACTGGCTGTTCACGGCGCCGGGCCAGGAGTACCTGTGGCTGGGACTGCCGATCGTGCTGGGCGCGCTGGTGCATGACATCGGGGACGCGCTGACGGTCTCCGGCTGCCCGGTCCTGTGGCCGATACCGGTGGGCCGCAAGCGGTGGTATCCGATCGGCCCGCCGAAGGCGATGCGGTTCAGGGCGGGCAGCTGGGTCGAACTGAAAGTGCTCATGCCGGCGTTCATGGTGCTCGGCGGGGTCGGCGGCGCGGCGGCGCTCAACTACATCTGA
- a CDS encoding RNA helicase: MTLIDQLPQTPDPDALYEAFESWVGERGLTLYPHQEEALIEVVSGANVIVSTPTGSGKSMIAAAAHFAALARDEVTFYTAPIKALVSEKFFELCKVFGTENVGMLTGDASVNADAPVICCTAEVLASIALRDGRQADVGQVVMDEFHFYAEGDRGWAWQIPILELPQAQFVLMSATLGDVSFFESDLTRRTGRPTAVVRSATRPVPLSYEYRYTPMTETLTELLANRQAPVYIVHFTQAQAVERAQALMSINMCTREEKEQIAELIGSFRFTTKFGSNLSRYVRHGIGVHHAGMLPKYRRLVEKLAQAGLLKVICGTDTLGVGVNVPIRTVLFTALTKYDGNRVRTLRAREFHQIAGRAGRAGYDTAGFVVAQAPEHVIENEKALAKAGDDAKKRRKVVRKKAPEGFVSWTENTFEKLIDSQPEPLTSRFRVTHTMLLSVIARPGNAFEAMRHLLEDNHEPRRQQLRHIRRAIAIYRSLLDGGVVEKLDTPDSTGRIVRLTVDLQQDFALNQPLSTFALAAFELLDPESPSYALDMVSVVESTLDDPRQILAAQQNKARGEAVAAMKADGVEYEERMERLQDVTYPKPLEELLFHAYHTYRKSHPWVGDHPLSPKSVIRDMYERALSFTEFVSLYELARTEGIVLRYLASAYKALDHTVPDDLKSDDLEDLIAWLGEMVRQVDSSLLDEWEQLANPEVMTAEQAQEKADQVKPVTANSRAFRVLVRNAMFRRVELAALDHVEELGELDGEAGWDADAWGEAMDKYWDEYEELGTGPDARGPRLLMIEEDAGAGVWRVRQAFADPNGDHDWGISAEVDLTASDAEGRAVIRVTDVGQL, encoded by the coding sequence GTGACCCTTATCGATCAGCTCCCACAGACCCCCGACCCCGACGCCCTGTACGAAGCCTTCGAGTCGTGGGTCGGGGAACGGGGGCTGACCCTCTACCCGCACCAGGAGGAGGCGCTGATCGAGGTGGTCTCCGGCGCGAATGTGATCGTCTCCACCCCGACGGGTTCGGGCAAGAGCATGATCGCCGCCGCCGCGCACTTCGCGGCGCTCGCCCGGGACGAGGTCACGTTCTACACCGCGCCGATCAAGGCGCTGGTCTCGGAGAAGTTCTTCGAGCTGTGCAAGGTGTTCGGCACCGAGAACGTCGGCATGCTCACCGGTGACGCCTCCGTCAACGCCGACGCCCCTGTCATCTGCTGCACGGCCGAGGTGCTGGCGTCCATCGCGCTGCGCGACGGTCGGCAGGCCGACGTCGGCCAGGTCGTGATGGACGAGTTCCACTTCTACGCCGAGGGCGACCGCGGCTGGGCCTGGCAGATCCCGATCCTGGAGCTGCCGCAAGCCCAGTTCGTCCTGATGTCGGCGACGCTCGGCGACGTTTCCTTCTTCGAGAGCGACCTCACGCGCCGCACCGGCCGCCCCACCGCGGTGGTGCGTTCGGCAACCCGCCCGGTGCCGCTGTCGTACGAGTACCGCTACACCCCGATGACCGAGACGCTCACCGAACTGCTGGCCAACCGGCAGGCGCCGGTGTACATCGTGCACTTCACCCAGGCGCAGGCCGTGGAGCGGGCGCAGGCGCTGATGAGCATCAACATGTGCACCAGGGAGGAGAAGGAGCAGATCGCGGAGCTGATCGGCAGCTTCCGCTTCACCACCAAGTTCGGCAGCAACCTCTCCCGCTACGTACGCCATGGCATCGGTGTGCACCACGCCGGCATGCTGCCCAAGTACCGGCGGTTGGTGGAGAAGCTCGCACAGGCCGGTCTGCTGAAGGTCATCTGCGGCACCGACACCTTGGGTGTGGGGGTGAACGTGCCCATCCGGACCGTGCTGTTCACCGCGCTGACGAAGTACGACGGCAATCGGGTGCGCACTCTGCGCGCGCGGGAGTTCCACCAGATCGCGGGCCGCGCGGGACGGGCGGGTTATGACACCGCCGGTTTCGTCGTCGCCCAGGCGCCCGAGCATGTCATCGAGAACGAGAAGGCGCTCGCCAAGGCCGGTGACGATGCGAAGAAGCGCCGCAAGGTGGTACGCAAGAAGGCGCCCGAGGGTTTCGTCAGCTGGACCGAGAACACCTTCGAAAAGCTGATCGACTCGCAGCCCGAGCCGCTCACCTCCCGTTTCCGCGTGACCCACACGATGCTGCTGTCGGTGATCGCCCGCCCGGGCAACGCCTTCGAGGCGATGCGACATCTGCTGGAGGACAATCACGAGCCGCGCAGGCAGCAGTTGCGGCACATCCGGCGGGCCATCGCCATCTATCGCTCGCTGCTTGACGGCGGGGTCGTGGAGAAGCTCGACACTCCGGACTCCACCGGCCGGATCGTGCGCCTCACCGTCGACCTCCAGCAGGACTTCGCGCTCAACCAGCCGCTGTCGACCTTCGCGCTGGCCGCGTTCGAACTGCTGGACCCCGAGTCGCCGTCCTACGCGCTCGACATGGTCTCCGTCGTGGAGTCCACCCTGGACGATCCCCGGCAGATCCTCGCCGCCCAGCAGAACAAGGCGCGTGGTGAGGCCGTGGCGGCGATGAAGGCGGACGGCGTCGAGTACGAGGAGCGGATGGAACGGCTCCAGGACGTGACGTACCCCAAACCGCTGGAGGAACTGCTCTTCCACGCGTACCACACGTACCGCAAGAGCCACCCGTGGGTCGGCGACCATCCGCTGTCGCCGAAGTCCGTCATCCGCGACATGTACGAACGGGCGCTTTCCTTCACCGAGTTCGTGTCGTTGTACGAGCTCGCCCGCACCGAGGGCATCGTGCTGCGCTACCTGGCCAGCGCCTACAAGGCCCTCGACCACACCGTCCCCGACGACCTGAAGTCCGACGACCTCGAGGACCTCATCGCCTGGCTGGGCGAGATGGTCCGTCAGGTCGATTCCAGCCTGCTGGACGAGTGGGAACAGCTCGCCAACCCGGAGGTGATGACCGCCGAGCAGGCCCAGGAGAAGGCCGACCAGGTCAAGCCGGTCACCGCCAACTCCCGCGCCTTCCGGGTGCTGGTGCGCAACGCCATGTTCCGGCGGGTCGAGCTGGCCGCGTTGGATCATGTCGAGGAACTCGGCGAGCTGGACGGGGAGGCCGGCTGGGACGCGGACGCCTGGGGCGAGGCGATGGACAAGTACTGGGACGAGTACGAGGAGCTCGGCACCGGTCCGGACGCGCGCGGCCCCCGACTGCTGATGATCGAGGAGGATGCGGGCGCCGGGGTGTGGCGGGTCCGCCAGGCCTTCGCGGACCCGAACGGCGACCACGACTGGGGCATCAGCGCCGAGGTCGATCTGACGGCCTCGGACGCCGAGGGCCGCGCCGTCATCCGAGTCACCGACGTCGGCCAGCTCTGA
- a CDS encoding acyl-CoA thioesterase II, with the protein MTPNPAERLVDLLDLEQIEVNIFRGRSPQESLQRVFGGQVAGQALVAAGRTTDGERPVHSLHAYFLRPGIPGVPIVYQVERVRDGRSFTTRRVTAVQQGRTIFTLTASFHKPEQGGFTHQLPPAREVPDPESLPTVSQEVREHLGAVPEVLERMARRQPFDIRYVDRLRWTSEDVGNAEPRSAVWMRAVGALGDDPLVHTCALTYASDMTLLDAVRLPVEPLWGPRGFDMASLDHAMWFHRPFRADEWFLYDQESPIAVGGRGLARGRIYDRQGRMLVSVVQEGLFRAL; encoded by the coding sequence ATGACTCCGAATCCGGCGGAGAGACTCGTCGACCTGCTCGATCTGGAGCAGATCGAGGTCAACATCTTCCGCGGCCGCAGCCCCCAGGAGTCCCTGCAGCGGGTCTTCGGCGGCCAGGTCGCCGGCCAGGCACTGGTCGCGGCGGGCCGTACCACCGACGGTGAACGCCCGGTGCACTCGCTGCACGCGTACTTCCTGCGCCCGGGCATCCCGGGTGTGCCCATCGTGTATCAGGTCGAACGGGTGCGTGACGGGCGGTCCTTCACGACCCGCCGCGTCACCGCCGTGCAGCAGGGCCGCACGATCTTCACCTTGACCGCCTCCTTCCACAAGCCGGAACAGGGGGGTTTCACACACCAGCTGCCTCCGGCGCGGGAGGTGCCGGATCCTGAGTCGCTGCCGACGGTGTCGCAGGAGGTGCGGGAGCATCTCGGCGCGGTCCCGGAGGTACTGGAGCGGATGGCCCGGCGGCAGCCTTTCGACATCCGCTATGTGGATCGGCTGCGCTGGACGTCCGAGGATGTCGGGAACGCCGAACCGCGCAGCGCCGTGTGGATGCGGGCCGTCGGGGCGCTGGGCGACGACCCCCTCGTGCACACCTGCGCGCTGACCTATGCGAGCGACATGACGCTCCTGGACGCCGTGCGCCTGCCCGTCGAGCCGCTGTGGGGGCCGCGCGGCTTCGACATGGCCTCGCTGGACCACGCCATGTGGTTCCACCGCCCCTTCCGCGCGGACGAATGGTTCCTCTACGACCAGGAGTCACCGATCGCGGTGGGCGGCCGTGGTCTGGCCCGCGGGCGCATCTACGACCGTCAGGGGCGGATGCTGGTGTCAGTGGTCCAGGAGGGGCTGTTCAGGGCGTTGTAG
- a CDS encoding DUF6397 family protein, giving the protein MHTSAPPQHSQRAPYSAPSGATVTFARAARELQLRRAEFDLAVHLGRIRTVPDEGGGGESHRVAQEEIERLRDDPGFPESLRERVRTVGTQEGAELMGVTTARFTRFARLGLVVPVTFYLNRYRAVVWLYLAEETQRFAADRNNAPLLTGRTPQGLRDQLEAGLDLRPRNWRGRHLRFLLRRTEDPWARAGATASLLDPLLVAELVPDPYERAHLNRHRPDRPALFVAESPAARITAHVMKADDPDEIDWLQAGLEQELAAARRHRPAPRPTRSLSLVQQPEAAQVTGPGPSPADPERVRRRQPLRWLGRGRLRPHRRAYRGPESRGPVSRESVPRGRHRSDASATTP; this is encoded by the coding sequence ATGCACACGTCGGCCCCACCGCAGCACTCGCAACGGGCGCCGTACTCCGCACCCTCGGGCGCCACCGTCACGTTCGCCCGGGCCGCGCGTGAACTGCAACTGCGACGAGCCGAGTTCGACCTCGCCGTGCATCTCGGGCGCATCCGTACGGTGCCCGACGAGGGAGGCGGGGGCGAGAGCCACCGGGTGGCGCAGGAGGAGATCGAGCGGCTGCGCGACGATCCGGGATTCCCCGAGAGTCTGCGGGAACGCGTGCGCACCGTCGGCACCCAGGAGGGCGCGGAGCTGATGGGAGTGACGACAGCGCGGTTCACCCGGTTCGCCCGGCTGGGCCTGGTCGTGCCGGTCACGTTCTACCTCAACCGCTACCGGGCCGTGGTCTGGCTGTACCTGGCGGAGGAGACGCAGCGGTTCGCCGCCGACAGGAACAACGCCCCGTTGCTGACCGGCCGCACCCCGCAGGGACTGCGCGACCAACTGGAGGCCGGCCTGGACCTGCGGCCCCGCAACTGGCGCGGCAGGCATCTGCGCTTCCTGTTGCGCCGGACCGAGGACCCATGGGCACGGGCGGGCGCGACGGCCTCCCTGCTCGATCCCCTTCTCGTGGCGGAGCTGGTGCCCGACCCCTACGAGCGGGCACACCTCAACCGCCACCGGCCCGACCGGCCCGCCCTCTTCGTCGCGGAGTCACCAGCCGCCCGGATCACCGCACACGTCATGAAGGCCGACGACCCGGACGAGATCGACTGGCTCCAGGCCGGCCTGGAGCAGGAGCTCGCCGCGGCGCGGCGACACCGGCCCGCCCCACGCCCCACCCGGTCGCTGTCGCTCGTACAGCAGCCCGAGGCAGCCCAGGTGACCGGGCCAGGGCCGAGCCCGGCCGACCCGGAACGGGTCCGACGGCGACAACCGCTGCGATGGCTGGGCCGCGGCCGACTCCGTCCCCACAGGCGGGCGTACCGGGGGCCGGAAAGCCGGGGGCCGGTGTCTCGGGAGTCGGTGCCTCGGGGGAGGCACCGGAGCGACGCCTCCGCTACAACGCCCTGA
- a CDS encoding roadblock/LC7 domain-containing protein, translating into MAHNKGLGWLLDDLTQRVEHVRHALVLSNDGLVTSTSTGLRREDAEHLAAVSSGLHSLAKGSGRYFGAGGVRQTVIEFDDAVLFVTAAGESSCLCVLSAAEADVGRLAYEMALLVNRVGEHLDVDTRGPERPPTTGF; encoded by the coding sequence ATGGCACACAACAAGGGGCTCGGCTGGCTGCTCGACGACCTGACCCAACGCGTCGAGCACGTGAGGCACGCGCTGGTGCTGTCCAACGACGGGCTGGTGACCAGCACAAGCACGGGTTTACGCAGGGAGGACGCCGAGCATCTGGCGGCCGTCTCCTCAGGACTGCACAGCCTGGCCAAGGGATCGGGGCGGTACTTCGGTGCCGGTGGCGTCCGGCAGACCGTGATCGAGTTCGACGACGCCGTCCTCTTCGTGACCGCCGCCGGCGAGAGCAGCTGCCTGTGCGTCCTGAGTGCCGCCGAGGCCGACGTGGGCCGGCTCGCCTACGAGATGGCACTGCTCGTCAACCGAGTCGGTGAACACCTCGATGTGGACACACGAGGACCGGAGCGGCCACCCACCACCGGGTTCTGA
- a CDS encoding class I SAM-dependent methyltransferase, with amino-acid sequence MSDDHARVQEFFTARAADWDRRFPDDGPAYAAAVAGLGLRTGDRVLDAGCGTGRALPALRSVVGDAGTVVGVDLTPAMLAAAVRAGRERAGRLLLADVARLPMRDASFDAVFAAGLVSHLPDPAGNLRELARVVRSGGVLALFHPIGRAALAARQGRPLTSGDLRAEANLGPLLARSDWRMTSYVDEDTRFLALAVREP; translated from the coding sequence ATGAGTGATGACCACGCACGCGTACAGGAGTTCTTCACCGCTCGGGCCGCCGACTGGGACCGGAGGTTCCCGGACGACGGTCCCGCGTACGCCGCCGCCGTCGCCGGCCTCGGGCTGCGGACCGGTGACCGGGTCCTGGACGCGGGATGCGGCACGGGGCGGGCCCTGCCGGCACTGAGGTCGGTGGTGGGTGACGCGGGGACGGTGGTGGGCGTCGATCTGACCCCGGCGATGCTGGCGGCCGCCGTACGGGCCGGGCGGGAGCGGGCCGGTCGACTGCTGCTCGCCGACGTGGCACGGCTGCCGATGCGCGACGCGTCGTTCGACGCCGTGTTCGCCGCAGGCCTTGTCTCGCATCTGCCCGATCCGGCTGGAAATCTACGGGAGTTGGCGCGTGTCGTGCGCTCTGGTGGCGTCCTCGCGCTGTTCCATCCGATCGGCCGGGCGGCCCTCGCCGCGCGCCAGGGCCGCCCTCTCACTTCTGGGGATCTGCGCGCCGAAGCGAATCTGGGACCGCTGCTCGCGCGTTCCGACTGGCGCATGACGTCGTACGTCGACGAGGACACGCGGTTCCTGGCACTGGCCGTGCGTGAGCCCTGA